From a single Nicotiana tomentosiformis chromosome 2, ASM39032v3, whole genome shotgun sequence genomic region:
- the LOC138904575 gene encoding uncharacterized protein: MRPDDGFTKLERMLDSNNRMLQQLIGSTTKMQQRIDSHESAIKGIEIQLGQISMALNNHPQGTLPADTQVNPKEQGPKQLMAVSLRNGRDLDLEQEMARKSRPTETLVPVPIEIDDSTGLTEVMVQHVSAETSKEKEVAKETESEQEKATERVPEQEMPGYAKMMKDLMSRKFDFQDLATVTLTQTYSDVVTRPIAEKLSYPGSFTIPCTIGNYAFAKALCDLGASINLMPLTIYKRLGIGRARPTSMLLQLAGRTVKRPFGILDDVLVQVGKFVFPVDFVILDCRVDKEIPIILGRPFLSTGRALIDCETGELKMRLNDEEITFNVQKSMRRPSEFANYSLIEAVDVILEEEDETLNAKDPLAACLMNLEEMNGENLAEWVFALEGRGYWKRELEFEPLHLEERKTPPAKPSIEEPPQLELKSLLSHLRYVFLGPKSTLPVIISSKRGREPSGRPPFKVGGS, from the exons ATGAGACCAGATGATGGGTTTACTAAACTTGAAAGAATGCTGGACAGCAACAACAGAATGCTGCAACAATTGATTGGGTCCACGACAAAAATGCAACAGAGGATAGACTCGCATGAATCAGCGATAAAgggtattgagattcaattaggacagatttctatggccctaaacaatcatccccaagggacgttacctgcagatacacaagtcaatccaaaagaacAGGGCCCAAAACagcttatggcagtgagtctacgaaatggtagagacctagatctggaGCAAGAGATGGCTCGCAAAAGCCGACCTACTGAAACACTTGTGCCTGTACCCATCGAGATAGATGACTCAACAGGGTTAACAGAGGTGATGGTACAACATGTATCAGCTgaaacaagcaaagaaaaagaagtcGCGAAGGAAACTGAGTCAGAGCAAGAAAAGGCTACAGAAAGAGTGCCAGAGCAG gaaatgcctggttatgcaaaaatgatgaaggacttgatgtctcgtaagttcgactttcaagacCTGGCCACGGTTACACTAACTCAGACATATAGTGATGTTGTGACaagacccatagctgagaagttatcatatccagggagtttcacaatcccatgcacaataggGAACTATGCGTTTGCTAAggcactttgtgatttgggggcaagcataaacttgatgcccttgactatctacaaaaggttaggcattggaagagctagaCCCACGTCTATGTTATTACAGCTGGCTGGCCGGACAGTGAAGAGGCCCTttggtatccttgatgatgtattagtacaGGTGGGGAAGTTTGTTTTCCCAGTAGATTTTGTCATTTTAGACTGTCGGGTTGAcaaggagattcccataattttgggaaggccattcttgTCCACTGGTAGAGCcctaattgattgtgaaactggagAGCTAAAGATGAGACTGAACGATGAAGAGATAACGTTTAATGTGCAGAAATCTATGCGGCGACCCAGTGAGTTTGCTAACTATTCTCTGATAGAAGCTGTGGATGTGatcttggaggaggaagatgagactctgaatgcaaaagaccctctagcagcatgtctcatgaacttagaagaaatGAATGGTGAAAACTTGGCAGAGTGGGTTTTCGCCCTTGAAGGGCgagggtactggaaaagagagctagaattcgagcccttacacttagaagaaagaaaaacacctccagctaagccgtcaattgaagagccaccacagttggaactAAAATCGTTACTGTCTCACCTCAGGTACGTTTTCTTGGGACCTAaatccactttacctgttattatctcatccaaAAGGGGCAgagaaccaagtggcagaccacctttCAAGGTTGGAGGGAGCTGA
- the LOC138904576 gene encoding uncharacterized protein — MLHLLQNKGLFSGSHIEDTQQHLKNFLSICLTQRQHNVTPDAIKLLLFLFSLTREAQTWLNSLPVNSITTWEELVKQFLNKFYPPNKTAQQIDDILSYRQRPIESLQETWERFKGMLVKCPHHGIPDQMLGQRFYMGLADSLKANVDASAGGTFLSKTFAECNILLDKMAQNSGWMTKASTITLVVHSVALDPNNSIAENVATLMTQMSILTKKIDESGQKQQVHIVDTTNGGLCTPCINQPYVCSWSAEGDNQQYHEDMNYVANYGGQRQSGQNWGQHNQQYRPAHQQYNNNNNHGAMQPLG; from the coding sequence atgctacatttgttgcagaatAAGGGACTGTTCTCAGGGTCACACATTGAAGATACTCAGCAACACCTGAAGAATTTCCTGTCAATATGTTTAACGCAAAGGCAACATAACGTAACACCGGACGCAATAAAGCTTTTATTGTTCCTATTCTCGCTAACAAgagaagctcagacttggcttaattcactccccgtaaattccatcactacttgggaggaattagtcaagcaatttttgaacaaattctacccaccaaataaaactgcccaacagattgatgatatattgagctaCAGGCAGAGACCTATAGAATcactacaagaaacgtgggagaggttcaagggcatgctggttaagtgtccacatcatggtattccagatcagatgttggggcagaGATTCTACATGGGACTGGCTGAcagcttaaaggccaatgttgatgcttcagcaggtggaaCATTTCTGAGTAAAACATTCGCAGAATGCAATATCCTACTTGATAAGATGGcacaaaactcaggatggatgacaaaaGCTTCCACGATCACTCTGGTAGTTCACTCAGTGGCGTTGGACCCAAACAACTCAATAGCTGAGAATGTGGCCACTCtaatgacacaaatgagtatcctcaccaaaaagattgatgaatcaggccagaagcagcaggttcacatagttgacacaactaatgggggcttatgtacaccatgcattaaccaaccatatgtttGCTCGTGGAGTGCGGAAGGTGACAACCAGCAATATCATGAAGATATGAATTATGTAGCCAACTATGGGGGACAGAGGCAAAGTGGTCAAAATTGGGGtcaacataatcaacaatatagaccagcgcaccagcagtacaataacaacaacaatcatggAGCTATGCAACCACTGGGTTAA